The following proteins come from a genomic window of Streptomyces sp. NBC_01716:
- a CDS encoding 8-oxoguanine deaminase → MADSRIVIENCAIATVDANDTEYASGHVVVADNLIESVGAGSAPAGLENVVRRVDATGHLLTPGLVNTHHHFYQWITRGLATDHNLFDWLVALYPTWARIDEPMVRAAAQGSLAMMARGGVTTAMDHHYVYPRGSGDLTGAIIGAAAETGVRFTLARGSMDRGRSDGGLPPDFAVESLDDALAATEATVDRYHDASFDAMTQIAVAPCSPFSVSTELMCQGAELARRRGVRLHTHGSETVEEEQFCKELFGMGPTDYFESTGWLGADVWMAHCVHMNDSDIAAFARTGTGVAHCPSSNARLAAGIARVPDMLKAGVPVGLGVDGTASNESGELHTELRNALLINRLGAHRESALNARQALRLGTYGGAQVLGRADQFGSIETGKLADLVLWKLDTLAHSAIADPVVALVFGAAAPVTLSLVNGRTVVEDNHLTTVDEDAVARSTRTEARRLASIAAAG, encoded by the coding sequence ATGGCGGATTCGCGCATCGTCATCGAGAACTGTGCCATCGCGACCGTGGACGCGAACGACACTGAGTACGCGTCCGGTCACGTCGTCGTCGCGGACAACCTCATCGAATCCGTGGGCGCCGGCAGCGCGCCCGCCGGCCTGGAGAACGTCGTACGGCGTGTCGACGCCACCGGCCATCTGCTCACCCCCGGACTGGTCAACACCCACCACCACTTCTACCAGTGGATCACCAGGGGCCTGGCCACCGACCACAACCTGTTCGACTGGCTCGTGGCGCTCTATCCGACCTGGGCGCGCATCGACGAGCCGATGGTGCGCGCCGCCGCCCAGGGCTCGCTCGCGATGATGGCGCGCGGCGGAGTCACCACCGCGATGGACCACCACTACGTGTACCCGCGCGGCTCCGGGGATCTCACCGGCGCCATCATCGGGGCCGCGGCCGAGACCGGCGTACGGTTCACCCTCGCCCGCGGCTCCATGGACCGGGGCCGGTCGGACGGCGGACTGCCGCCGGACTTCGCCGTCGAGTCCCTGGACGACGCGCTCGCCGCCACCGAGGCGACCGTCGACCGCTACCACGACGCCTCGTTCGACGCGATGACACAGATCGCCGTCGCACCCTGCTCGCCGTTCTCCGTCTCCACCGAACTGATGTGTCAGGGAGCCGAGTTGGCGCGCCGCAGGGGCGTACGGCTGCACACGCACGGCAGCGAGACGGTCGAGGAGGAGCAGTTCTGCAAGGAACTGTTCGGGATGGGCCCGACCGACTACTTCGAGTCGACGGGCTGGCTCGGGGCCGACGTATGGATGGCCCACTGCGTCCATATGAACGACTCCGACATCGCCGCCTTCGCCCGCACCGGCACGGGCGTCGCCCACTGCCCGTCCTCCAACGCCCGTCTGGCGGCCGGTATCGCGCGCGTACCCGACATGCTGAAGGCGGGCGTCCCCGTCGGCCTCGGCGTGGACGGCACCGCGTCCAACGAATCGGGCGAACTGCACACCGAGTTGCGCAACGCACTGCTCATCAACCGCCTCGGCGCCCACCGCGAGTCCGCCCTGAACGCCCGTCAGGCACTGCGGCTCGGCACCTACGGTGGCGCCCAAGTCCTCGGCCGCGCCGACCAGTTCGGCTCTATCGAGACCGGGAAGCTCGCCGACCTGGTGCTGTGGAAGCTGGACACCCTGGCCCACTCCGCCATCGCGGACCCCGTCGTCGCCCTGGTCTTCGGCGCCGCCGCGCCCGTCACCCTCTCCCTCGTGAACGGCAGGACCGTCGTCGAGGACAACCACCTGACCACGGTGGACGAGGACGCCGTCGCCCGCTCGACGCGTACCGAGGCACGGCGCCTCGCGAGCATCGCGGCGGCGGGCTGA
- a CDS encoding HEAT repeat domain-containing protein, translated as MDLAQIFADLDAQPWAEREHAYGGADDVPDQLRALASDDAEEAEEALYELYGNIVHQGSVYEATPYAVPYLARLAAAGVRPGDVLPLIGHIAESEDERSETPGACRVAVTAQLPLILPLVESPDSSVRQAAVWAAARSGATEQVLPVLRRCWEEELEPLVRAEALAGAVWLDPAGAGEFERAVLGIGGDAGEAVEAAPVRLAALLASVDADLPWTGAHHEAFIALLPAAPLVASRFVQEQAEPLRYVAEVLLDRDTDEAREAAFTLVDAGLRHPDADARKEAVAAAEHACEVSRAASARLAGPLTALLDDPSSAGDALYLVKHLGRDAAPAVPALMAIATAGGELADRALAVLVATVPEQAAPLLAADLPNRPTALDGAAKAYAGGWEAAGHEGAPGAFPYVPELLDAIRAWLADSDIPWNQSIHLGLVLAGWGRRAAPAVPELLAALDRYPFVALRALPTVCPPEERDRVAAALRAADLTEQSPIELGSALLRLTGEPEPLVGAVTEALVAGGRDVAEAAKRTAELDSSQAPALLPYLRAALSDAARKPSGPESGPESGSASGSPEQKRNTPRLDADTEIARALWRLTGSADEALPIIAGVLEEADGDWTRWQNIRAARAAGELGEQGRPLAPLLERKLAHRDHAAAAALALLAVDPANQDLTRLADAALTSAETNSDPYTALEVLRAVGAGNLTESQLSRLTSLAERDAHVFIPGLSQDPSGADARFREEARALLRTA; from the coding sequence ATGGATCTCGCACAGATTTTCGCCGATCTCGACGCACAGCCCTGGGCGGAACGGGAGCACGCCTACGGAGGCGCCGACGATGTCCCCGACCAGCTACGGGCGTTGGCGAGCGACGACGCCGAGGAGGCGGAGGAGGCGCTGTACGAGCTCTACGGAAACATCGTCCACCAGGGCTCGGTGTACGAGGCCACGCCCTATGCGGTGCCGTATCTCGCCCGGCTCGCCGCCGCCGGTGTCCGGCCGGGCGATGTGCTTCCGCTGATCGGCCATATCGCCGAGAGCGAGGACGAGCGGAGTGAGACGCCCGGCGCGTGCCGGGTGGCCGTGACCGCCCAACTGCCCCTGATACTCCCGCTGGTCGAGTCGCCCGACAGCTCCGTACGACAGGCGGCGGTCTGGGCGGCGGCCCGCTCGGGCGCGACGGAGCAGGTGCTTCCGGTGCTGCGGCGGTGCTGGGAGGAGGAGCTGGAACCGCTGGTACGGGCGGAGGCGCTGGCCGGGGCGGTATGGCTCGATCCGGCGGGCGCGGGGGAGTTCGAGCGGGCCGTGCTCGGCATCGGCGGGGACGCCGGGGAGGCGGTGGAGGCCGCGCCGGTGCGGCTGGCCGCGCTGCTGGCGAGCGTGGACGCGGACCTGCCGTGGACCGGTGCCCATCACGAGGCGTTCATCGCTCTGCTGCCCGCCGCGCCACTGGTCGCGAGCCGGTTCGTCCAGGAGCAGGCGGAGCCGCTGCGGTATGTGGCCGAGGTGCTGCTCGACCGGGACACGGACGAGGCGCGGGAGGCGGCGTTCACACTGGTCGACGCCGGGCTGCGGCACCCGGACGCGGACGCGCGCAAGGAGGCCGTGGCGGCGGCCGAGCACGCCTGCGAGGTCTCGCGTGCCGCGTCGGCCCGCCTCGCCGGGCCGTTGACCGCGCTCCTGGACGACCCGTCGTCGGCGGGTGACGCGCTGTATCTCGTCAAGCACCTCGGCCGCGACGCGGCGCCCGCCGTCCCCGCGCTCATGGCCATCGCCACGGCGGGTGGCGAACTGGCCGACCGGGCGCTGGCGGTACTGGTCGCGACGGTCCCCGAGCAGGCGGCCCCGCTGCTGGCCGCGGACCTTCCGAACCGTCCGACGGCGCTGGACGGGGCGGCGAAGGCGTACGCCGGAGGCTGGGAGGCGGCGGGTCATGAGGGTGCCCCGGGCGCGTTCCCGTACGTACCGGAGCTGCTGGACGCGATCCGGGCCTGGCTGGCGGACAGCGACATCCCGTGGAACCAGTCGATCCACCTCGGCCTGGTCCTGGCCGGCTGGGGGCGCCGCGCGGCACCGGCCGTGCCTGAGCTGCTCGCCGCGCTGGACCGGTATCCGTTCGTCGCCCTGCGCGCCCTGCCGACTGTCTGCCCACCGGAGGAACGGGACCGTGTCGCCGCGGCGCTGCGTGCGGCGGACCTCACCGAGCAGAGCCCGATCGAACTGGGCTCGGCGCTGCTCCGTCTCACCGGGGAGCCGGAGCCGCTGGTGGGGGCCGTCACCGAGGCCCTGGTCGCCGGCGGGCGGGATGTGGCCGAGGCGGCGAAACGCACGGCGGAGCTGGACAGTTCGCAGGCACCGGCACTGCTGCCGTACCTGCGCGCCGCGCTGAGCGACGCGGCCCGCAAGCCGTCCGGCCCCGAGTCCGGCCCCGAGTCCGGTTCCGCGTCCGGCTCCCCGGAGCAGAAGCGCAACACCCCCCGCCTCGACGCCGACACGGAGATCGCCCGCGCGCTGTGGCGGCTCACGGGCAGCGCCGACGAAGCCCTGCCGATCATCGCCGGAGTACTGGAGGAGGCCGACGGCGACTGGACGCGCTGGCAGAACATCCGCGCGGCACGGGCCGCGGGCGAGCTCGGCGAGCAGGGCCGCCCGCTCGCCCCACTCCTGGAACGCAAACTCGCCCACCGCGACCACGCCGCGGCGGCGGCACTCGCTCTCCTCGCCGTCGACCCGGCGAACCAGGACCTCACCCGGCTCGCGGACGCGGCACTGACATCCGCCGAGACCAACTCCGACCCGTACACGGCACTGGAGGTCCTGCGGGCCGTCGGAGCAGGGAACCTGACGGAGAGTCAGCTCAGCCGCCTGACGAGTCTGGCGGAACGGGACGCACACGTCTTCATCCCCGGCCTCTCCCAGGACCCGTCAGGCGCGGACGCCCGCTTCCGCGAGGAGGCACGGGCGCTGCTGCGCACGGCCTAG
- a CDS encoding chitosanase produces the protein MPTPHTRTRTFGMVPRVLLGLVLVAGPVTAVAHAVPGADRADVTAAAVAAPGLDDPAKKEIAMQLVSSAENSSLDWKGQYGYIEDIGDGRGYTAGIIGFCSGTSDMLDLVELYTEREPDNPLASYLPALRAVDGTDSHEGLDPGYPDAWKQAAQDPAFQTAQNDERDRVYFNPAVNRGKEDGVGTLGQFIYYDAIVMHGDGNSDVSFSGIRQRALDQARPPSEGGDETAYLNAFLDARVWAMKQEEAHEDTSRVDTAQRVFLDAGNLSLDPPLDWKVYGEDFHIG, from the coding sequence GTGCCAACCCCCCACACACGCACCCGCACGTTCGGAATGGTCCCCCGCGTCCTGCTCGGACTCGTCCTGGTCGCGGGGCCGGTGACGGCCGTCGCCCACGCCGTGCCCGGTGCCGACAGGGCCGACGTCACGGCGGCGGCCGTCGCCGCTCCCGGTCTGGACGACCCGGCGAAGAAGGAGATCGCCATGCAACTGGTCTCCAGCGCCGAGAACTCCTCGCTCGACTGGAAGGGCCAGTACGGCTACATCGAGGACATCGGCGACGGCCGCGGCTACACCGCCGGCATCATCGGCTTCTGCTCCGGCACCAGCGACATGCTGGACCTGGTCGAGCTCTACACCGAGCGCGAGCCGGACAACCCGCTCGCCTCCTACCTTCCCGCCCTGCGCGCCGTCGACGGTACGGACTCCCACGAAGGGCTCGACCCGGGTTACCCGGACGCCTGGAAGCAGGCGGCCCAGGACCCGGCGTTCCAGACCGCGCAGAACGACGAGCGCGACCGCGTCTACTTCAACCCGGCGGTCAACCGCGGTAAGGAGGACGGCGTCGGCACGCTCGGGCAGTTCATCTACTACGACGCGATCGTCATGCACGGCGACGGCAACTCCGACGTCAGCTTCAGCGGTATCCGCCAACGCGCGCTGGACCAGGCCCGGCCTCCGTCGGAGGGTGGCGACGAGACCGCGTATCTGAACGCCTTCCTCGACGCCCGGGTCTGGGCGATGAAGCAGGAGGAGGCGCACGAGGACACCAGCCGGGTGGACACCGCGCAGCGGGTGTTCCTCGACGCGGGCAATCTCAGTCTGGACCCGCCGCTCGACTGGAAGGTGTACGGGGAGGACTTCCACATCGGCTGA
- a CDS encoding NnrS multi-domain protein, with the protein MRYDQRVLALVEVRGRQRDWDQAEREFEQRGWPLVDSSVRGEGISAGVLRPVPGSRLYVVEVRLFGARNRRTERAAAWRVERLAKAARLEMHVRRCELVERDREQLTEWLVHTVAHRPAPGPAPRPLTVPGRLRRRLTLARARYRERRGRYDTGMLVTGTASEARRLSRMTLPGGGAPAGTGSDVRALHGKERAHIVPRREEDRQRWTYRLFAWLAVMAFCAVVARQQSGFRTWLWVVFAAVCFVVAARVGSLMFQSGGRALGVFATFLASGFLLVLALAPIGPGGEGWTPLQMLTFAAVLVTITGIWLLVRQWTWGEWLAWAAPVTLTLVASFTVASGSLLHAIYATELGLKRGDLDVPGIWQTASALKLLSFLSVALVVPALWGMAKHVHATYLRPGEQLNAPLYVAAQLLVAAQVSLLALESAGAAVDEVKSAAAQRTRPPSYFGVEPAWTCVEPTVPKAELNVQDGELDPARPLLSFGVTGGEAALWNEDTEAAFKVPASQVRLLPAEHARARCAFPAAAWKAGTK; encoded by the coding sequence GTGCGGTACGACCAACGGGTGCTGGCCCTGGTCGAGGTCAGAGGGCGGCAGCGTGACTGGGACCAGGCGGAGCGGGAGTTCGAGCAACGGGGGTGGCCCCTGGTCGACAGTTCCGTACGGGGCGAGGGGATATCCGCCGGCGTACTGCGCCCGGTGCCGGGCTCGCGGCTCTATGTCGTGGAGGTCCGGCTGTTCGGTGCGCGCAACCGCAGGACCGAGCGCGCGGCGGCCTGGCGCGTGGAGCGGCTGGCGAAGGCCGCGCGGCTGGAGATGCACGTACGCCGTTGCGAACTGGTCGAGCGGGACCGCGAGCAGCTGACCGAGTGGCTGGTCCACACGGTCGCCCATCGCCCCGCACCCGGTCCGGCGCCCCGCCCGCTCACCGTCCCCGGGCGGCTCCGCCGGCGGCTGACCCTGGCGCGCGCCCGGTACAGGGAACGCCGAGGGCGCTACGACACCGGCATGCTCGTCACCGGTACGGCTTCGGAGGCCAGACGGCTGTCCCGGATGACCCTGCCGGGCGGCGGCGCCCCCGCGGGCACCGGCTCCGACGTACGCGCGCTGCACGGCAAGGAGCGCGCCCACATCGTGCCGCGCCGCGAGGAGGACCGGCAGCGCTGGACGTACAGGCTCTTCGCCTGGCTGGCGGTGATGGCGTTCTGCGCGGTGGTCGCGAGGCAGCAGTCGGGCTTCCGCACCTGGCTGTGGGTGGTGTTCGCCGCCGTGTGCTTCGTGGTGGCCGCGCGCGTCGGCAGCCTGATGTTCCAGTCCGGCGGACGCGCGCTCGGTGTCTTCGCCACCTTTCTGGCGTCGGGCTTCCTTCTCGTGCTCGCACTCGCCCCCATCGGACCGGGCGGCGAAGGCTGGACCCCGTTGCAGATGCTGACTTTCGCGGCGGTGCTGGTCACCATCACCGGCATCTGGCTGCTGGTGCGCCAGTGGACCTGGGGCGAGTGGCTGGCCTGGGCGGCGCCGGTGACGCTCACGCTCGTCGCGTCGTTCACCGTGGCTTCAGGATCGCTGCTGCACGCGATCTACGCGACGGAACTGGGCCTGAAGCGGGGGGACTTGGACGTCCCCGGCATCTGGCAGACCGCCTCCGCGCTGAAGCTGCTGAGCTTCCTGAGCGTGGCGTTGGTCGTGCCGGCCCTCTGGGGGATGGCCAAGCACGTCCACGCCACCTATCTGCGTCCCGGCGAGCAGTTGAACGCCCCGCTGTACGTGGCCGCGCAACTCCTGGTGGCCGCTCAGGTGAGCCTGCTGGCACTGGAGTCGGCCGGCGCGGCGGTCGACGAGGTGAAGTCGGCGGCGGCGCAGCGGACGCGCCCACCGTCCTACTTCGGCGTCGAACCGGCCTGGACCTGCGTCGAACCGACCGTCCCCAAGGCCGAGTTGAACGTCCAGGACGGCGAACTCGACCCGGCCCGCCCTCTTCTGTCGTTCGGTGTCACCGGGGGAGAGGCGGCCCTGTGGAACGAGGACACCGAAGCGGCCTTCAAGGTCCCCGCCTCCCAGGTCCGCCTGCTGCCCGCCGAGCACGCGAGGGCGAGGTGTGCGTTCCCCGCCGCCGCGTGGAAGGCGGGCACCAAGTGA
- the pucL gene encoding factor-independent urate hydroxylase, with protein MPTILGQNQYGKAENRVVKIARDGDTHHIKDLNVSVALSGDMEEVHYSGSNASVLPTDTTKNTVYAFAKEHGIESAEQFGIHLARHFVTSQDPIHRARIRIEEYAWERIGPEEAGHSFVRKGQETRVAQITYDGSEWEIISGLKDLTVLNSTDSEFWGYVKDKYTTLREAYDRILATDVSARWRYNWTDDAEPMPDWENSYDQARTHLLQAFAGTYSLSLQQTLYQMGSRIIESRGEIDEIRFSLPNNHHFLVDLEPFGLKNETPDGAVYFAADRPYGLIEATVLRDGVEARIPLDMTNL; from the coding sequence ATGCCGACCATTCTCGGCCAGAACCAGTACGGCAAAGCGGAGAACCGCGTCGTCAAGATCGCGCGCGACGGCGACACCCACCACATCAAGGATCTGAACGTCTCGGTCGCCCTCTCCGGCGACATGGAGGAAGTCCACTACTCCGGCTCCAACGCCAGCGTCCTGCCGACCGACACCACCAAGAACACGGTGTACGCGTTCGCCAAGGAGCACGGCATCGAGTCCGCCGAGCAGTTCGGCATCCATCTCGCCCGGCACTTCGTCACCAGCCAGGACCCGATCCACCGGGCGCGTATCCGGATCGAGGAGTACGCCTGGGAGCGCATCGGCCCCGAAGAAGCCGGACACTCCTTCGTCCGCAAGGGCCAGGAGACCCGCGTCGCGCAGATCACCTACGACGGCTCGGAGTGGGAGATCATCTCCGGCCTCAAGGATCTGACGGTGCTGAACTCGACCGACTCCGAGTTCTGGGGCTACGTCAAGGACAAGTACACGACGCTCCGCGAGGCGTACGACCGCATACTCGCCACCGACGTCTCCGCGAGGTGGCGCTACAACTGGACCGACGACGCCGAGCCGATGCCCGACTGGGAGAACTCCTACGACCAGGCGCGCACGCATCTGCTCCAGGCCTTCGCGGGGACGTACTCCCTCTCCCTCCAGCAGACGCTCTACCAAATGGGCTCGCGGATCATCGAATCCCGCGGCGAGATCGACGAGATCCGTTTCTCCCTCCCCAACAACCACCACTTCCTGGTCGACCTCGAACCGTTCGGCCTGAAGAACGAAACCCCCGACGGAGCCGTCTACTTCGCCGCCGACCGCCCCTACGGCCTCATCGAGGCGACCGTGCTGCGCGACGGCGTCGAAGCGCGGATCCCGCTCGACATGACCAATCTCTAG
- a CDS encoding nucleobase:cation symporter-2 family protein, whose product MSGQDRGHPVDETLPPFKTFTSGLQHVAAMYAGVVAPPMIVGPAVGLNARDTAFLMGASLFTAGLATLLQTLGFWKVGARLPFVNGVSFAGVTPMIAIGRERGAEGITVIFGAIIVAGVLGFVLTPYFSKLVRFFPPVVTGTVITLIGVSLLPVAFNWSQGGDATADGYGSMKNIGMAGLTLLIVLVLRKVLRGFLQQIAILLGLVVGTVVAIPLNMTDFDAIKDAGLVGFPTPFHFGAPQFEIAAIVSMCIVMLVCMTESTADMLALGKIVDRPADERIIKGGLRADTLGSAVSPLFNGFMCSAFAQNIGLVAMTKVRSRFVVAAGGGILVLLGLCPVLASVIALVPLPVLGGAGIVLFGSVAASGIQTLAGAALEKGENALIVAAAVGIGLIPIAAPGFYHAFPEDLLVVLDSGISTGCVVAIVLNLAFNHWGGKGSARTGSGETSLTAH is encoded by the coding sequence ATGTCCGGCCAGGACCGCGGGCATCCGGTTGACGAGACCCTCCCGCCCTTCAAGACGTTCACCAGCGGCCTTCAGCACGTGGCCGCGATGTACGCGGGCGTGGTGGCGCCGCCGATGATCGTCGGGCCGGCCGTGGGGCTGAACGCCCGGGACACCGCGTTCCTCATGGGCGCCAGCCTCTTCACAGCCGGCCTGGCCACGCTGCTCCAGACCCTCGGCTTCTGGAAGGTCGGTGCGCGGCTGCCGTTCGTCAACGGCGTCTCGTTCGCCGGTGTCACGCCGATGATCGCCATCGGGCGGGAGCGCGGCGCCGAGGGCATCACCGTCATCTTCGGTGCGATCATCGTCGCCGGCGTGCTCGGGTTCGTCCTCACACCGTACTTCTCCAAACTGGTGCGGTTCTTCCCACCCGTGGTCACCGGCACCGTCATCACCCTGATCGGCGTCTCGCTGCTCCCGGTGGCCTTCAACTGGTCGCAGGGCGGCGATGCCACAGCCGACGGCTACGGCTCCATGAAGAACATAGGAATGGCCGGCCTCACCCTGCTGATCGTGCTGGTCCTGCGGAAAGTGCTGCGCGGCTTCCTCCAGCAGATCGCCATCCTGCTCGGTCTGGTCGTCGGCACCGTCGTGGCGATTCCGCTGAACATGACCGACTTCGACGCGATCAAGGACGCGGGACTGGTCGGCTTCCCGACGCCGTTCCACTTCGGCGCGCCGCAGTTCGAGATCGCGGCGATCGTCTCCATGTGCATCGTGATGCTCGTCTGTATGACGGAGTCCACCGCCGACATGCTGGCGCTCGGCAAGATCGTGGACCGGCCGGCGGACGAGCGGATCATCAAGGGCGGGCTGCGGGCCGACACGCTCGGCAGCGCCGTCAGCCCGCTCTTCAACGGCTTCATGTGCAGCGCCTTCGCGCAGAACATCGGTCTTGTCGCCATGACCAAGGTCCGCAGCCGCTTCGTGGTCGCTGCCGGTGGCGGCATCCTCGTTCTGCTCGGCCTGTGCCCGGTGCTCGCCTCGGTGATCGCGCTCGTCCCGCTGCCGGTTCTCGGCGGCGCGGGCATCGTGCTCTTCGGCTCGGTCGCGGCGAGCGGTATTCAGACGCTGGCGGGCGCCGCGCTGGAGAAGGGCGAGAACGCGCTGATAGTGGCCGCCGCCGTCGGGATCGGACTGATACCGATAGCGGCGCCGGGCTTCTACCACGCGTTCCCTGAGGACCTGTTGGTGGTGCTGGACTCCGGGATCAGTACGGGGTGTGTGGTGGCGATCGTGCTGAATCTGGCGTTCAACCACTGGGGCGGGAAGGGGAGCGCCCGTACCGGCTCCGGCGAGACTTCACTGACGGCTCACTGA
- a CDS encoding VOC family protein yields the protein MALEWEQVVVDSADPAALARWWADVLGWVVVNDEDGEYEIRPAPDRMPGLLFLAVPEKKTVKNRLHLDFRPTDHEAEVQRFLSAGARRVDVGQGDDATWVTLGDPEGNEFCILRSRGVPSGQTAASD from the coding sequence ATGGCACTTGAATGGGAACAGGTAGTGGTGGACTCGGCCGACCCGGCGGCGCTGGCCCGGTGGTGGGCCGATGTCCTCGGGTGGGTCGTGGTCAATGACGAGGACGGCGAGTACGAGATCCGGCCCGCCCCGGATCGTATGCCAGGGCTGCTGTTCCTGGCCGTACCGGAGAAGAAGACCGTGAAGAACCGGCTCCATCTCGATTTCCGCCCCACCGACCACGAGGCCGAGGTTCAGCGGTTCCTGTCCGCCGGCGCGCGCCGCGTCGACGTGGGTCAGGGTGACGACGCCACCTGGGTCACCCTCGGGGACCCCGAGGGGAACGAGTTCTGCATCCTCCGGTCACGGGGAGTCCCCAGCGGCCAAACCGCCGCCTCGGACTGA
- the uraH gene encoding hydroxyisourate hydrolase, giving the protein MSTQTTASVSTHILDTSVGRPAASVAVSLSARGGSREPWVVLGRSATDADGRCRDLPALPEGTTHVRLDFETEAYLHSQKRAEAQQDAPAPRDSGAFFPEVAITFAVTPGEHFHVPLLLNPFGYSVYRGS; this is encoded by the coding sequence TTGAGCACCCAGACCACCGCATCGGTGTCCACGCACATCCTGGACACCAGTGTCGGCCGCCCCGCCGCGTCCGTAGCCGTCTCGCTCTCCGCCCGCGGCGGCAGCCGCGAGCCGTGGGTGGTGCTGGGCCGGTCGGCGACCGACGCGGACGGGCGGTGCAGAGACCTGCCGGCGCTGCCGGAAGGAACGACCCACGTACGTCTCGACTTCGAGACCGAGGCGTACCTCCACAGCCAGAAGCGAGCCGAGGCACAGCAGGACGCCCCCGCGCCACGGGACAGCGGTGCGTTCTTCCCGGAGGTGGCGATCACCTTCGCCGTCACTCCGGGCGAACACTTCCATGTACCGCTGCTGCTCAACCCGTTCGGCTACTCCGTATACCGAGGGAGCTAG
- a CDS encoding chitosanase: protein MPYALRRPLLALLLALATLCAACTAAAREDTPAALDDPAKKEIAMRLVSSAENASLDWKAQYRYIEDIGDGRGYTAGIIGFCTGCGDLLKVVERYVAARPDGNVLGPFLPALRAVRGGDSHDGLGPAFTRAWQRAAADDPAFRKAQDDERDRGYFDPAVDTAKADGLGALGQFIYYDAYVMHGSGDARGSTGFRTIREQALKEAESPAKGGDEAAYLDAFLDARVAAMRREPAHADTSRVDTAQRVFLYAGNLDLEPPLKWKVYGDTYRIAGS, encoded by the coding sequence ATGCCGTACGCGCTCCGCCGCCCGCTGCTCGCACTCCTGCTGGCACTCGCCACCCTGTGCGCGGCCTGCACGGCCGCCGCGCGGGAGGACACACCGGCGGCGCTGGACGACCCGGCGAAGAAGGAGATCGCGATGCGGCTGGTCTCCAGCGCCGAGAACGCCTCGCTCGACTGGAAGGCGCAGTACCGCTACATCGAGGACATCGGCGACGGCCGCGGCTACACCGCGGGCATCATCGGCTTCTGCACCGGCTGCGGCGATCTCCTCAAGGTGGTCGAGCGTTACGTCGCGGCCCGGCCGGACGGCAACGTGCTGGGCCCCTTCCTCCCGGCACTCCGCGCGGTCCGGGGCGGCGACTCGCACGACGGGCTCGGCCCCGCGTTCACCAGAGCCTGGCAGCGGGCCGCCGCCGACGATCCGGCGTTCAGGAAGGCACAGGACGACGAGCGCGACCGGGGCTACTTCGACCCGGCCGTCGACACGGCGAAGGCCGACGGGCTCGGCGCGCTGGGGCAGTTCATCTACTACGACGCGTACGTGATGCACGGCTCCGGCGACGCACGGGGCTCCACCGGCTTCCGCACGATCCGCGAACAGGCCCTGAAGGAGGCCGAGTCACCGGCGAAGGGCGGTGACGAGGCCGCTTACCTGGACGCGTTCCTCGACGCCCGCGTCGCCGCGATGCGCCGCGAGCCGGCGCACGCGGACACCAGCCGGGTCGACACGGCGCAGCGCGTTTTCCTCTACGCGGGCAATCTGGACCTTGAACCGCCCCTCAAGTGGAAGGTGTACGGCGACACTTACCGCATCGCCGGGAGCTGA
- a CDS encoding TIGR03086 family metal-binding protein, protein MDTPTDTRFPDHGPACRSIAGLLNGIDEKHLASPTPCPEYSVRELLAHLVGLTLAFRDAGKKELGVTTDSSPSKALPQLPDGWRGALLTQLDGLVEVWRSPGAWQGFTRAGGVDLPGEVAGIVALNELVVHGWDLARSTGQAYEVDRASLEATLSFLEPAAASAESGDGPEGLFGPPVRLPDGAPLLDRVIGLSGRRPDWRPGL, encoded by the coding sequence ATGGACACCCCTACCGATACACGATTTCCCGACCACGGACCCGCCTGTCGCAGCATTGCCGGGCTGCTCAATGGAATTGACGAGAAGCATCTCGCGTCGCCCACGCCCTGCCCGGAGTACAGCGTGCGTGAACTGCTCGCGCATCTGGTCGGGCTGACCCTCGCCTTCCGGGACGCCGGGAAGAAGGAGCTGGGGGTGACGACCGACTCGTCGCCGAGCAAGGCGCTGCCCCAACTGCCGGACGGCTGGCGGGGCGCGCTCCTCACGCAGCTGGACGGGCTCGTCGAGGTCTGGCGGTCGCCCGGCGCCTGGCAGGGCTTCACCCGGGCCGGCGGGGTGGATCTGCCGGGCGAGGTCGCGGGGATCGTCGCGCTGAACGAGCTGGTGGTGCACGGCTGGGACCTGGCGCGCAGCACCGGCCAGGCGTACGAGGTCGACCGGGCGAGCCTGGAGGCGACGCTCTCCTTCCTCGAACCGGCGGCAGCGAGCGCGGAGTCGGGCGACGGGCCCGAGGGCCTGTTCGGCCCTCCGGTGCGCCTCCCGGACGGCGCGCCGCTGCTCGACCGGGTGATCGGCCTGAGCGGCCGCCGACCGGACTGGCGGCCGGGTCTGTAG